In Dromaius novaehollandiae isolate bDroNov1 unplaced genomic scaffold, bDroNov1.hap1 HAP1_SCAFFOLD_37, whole genome shotgun sequence, the following proteins share a genomic window:
- the LOC135326209 gene encoding olfactory receptor 14C36-like, whose product MLNSSSFNEFLLLPFVDTQELQLLHFSLFLGIYLAALLGNGLIITAVACDHRLHTPMYFFLLNLSLLDLGSISTTVPKSMANSLWDSRAISYLGCVAQVFFFFFFCSAEYCLLTVMAYDRFVAICKSLHYGTLMGSRACMKMAAAAWGSSFLYALLHTGNTFSIPLCQGNTVQQFFCEIPQILKLSCSDSYIREVGLLVAGICLASECFVFIVVSYVQIFTAVLRIPSEQGQHKAFSMCLPHLAVVSLFLSTSFFAYLKPPSLSATALDLMVAVLYSVVPPAVNPLIYSMRNKELKDAVRKIF is encoded by the coding sequence atgttgaacagcagctccttcaacgagttcctcctcctgccatttgtggacacacaggagctgcagctcttgcacttctcgctcttcctgggcatctacctggctgccctcctgggcaacggcctcatcatcacagccgtagcctgcgaccaccgcctccacacccccatgtacttcttcctcctcaacctctccctcctggaccttggctccatctccaccactgtccccaaatccatggccaattccctgtgggacagcagggccatttcctacttagGGTGTGTTGCTCAggtcttcttcttctttttcttttgttcagcagagtattgtctcctcactgtcatggcctatgaccggtttgtggccatctgcaaatccctgcactatgggaccctcatgggcagcagagcttgtatgaaaatggcagcagctgcctggggcagtagttttctctatgctctcctgcacactgggaacacattttcaataccactctgccaaggcaacaccgtgcagcagtttttctgtgagattccccagatcctcaagctctcctgctcagactcctacatcagggaagtggggcttcttgtggctggtatttgtttagcttcagagtgttttgttttcattgtggtgtcctacgtgcagatcttcacagctgtgctgaggatcccctctgagcagggccagcacaaagccttctccatgtgcctcccgcacctggccgtggtctccctgtttctcagcacctcattttttgcctacctgaagcccccctccctctctgcaaCAGCTCTGGATCtgatggtggctgttctgtactccgtagtgcctccagcagtgaaccccctcatctacagcatgaggaacaaggagctcaaggatgcagtgaGGAAAATCTTttag
- the LOC135326210 gene encoding olfactory receptor 14A16-like has product MALPKGNGGIQLFGHRKSPCALKEQMSNSSSFNEFLLRAFADSRELQLLHFSLFLGVYLAALLGNGLIITAIACDHHLHTPIPLHYGTLMGSRACVKMAAAAWGTGFLYALLHTANTFSIPLCQGNTVDQFFCEIPQILKLSCADAYLREVGLIVVSVFLIFGCFVFIVVSYVQIFTVVLRIPSEQGRHKAFSMCLPHLAVVSLFVGTLTFAYLKPPSISSPALELVVTVLYSMVPP; this is encoded by the exons ATGGCCttgcctaaaggcaatggtgggattcagttgtttgggcacag aaaatccCCCTGTGCCctaaaggagcaaatgtccaacagcagctccttcaatgagttcctcctccggGCATTTGCGGActcacgggagctgcagctcttgcacttctcgctcttccttggtgtctacctggctgccctcctagGCAATggtctcatcatcacagccatagcctgcgaccaccatctccacacccccat acccctgcactatgggaccctcatgggcagcagagcttgtgtcaaaatggcagcagctgcctggggcactggttttctctatgctctcctgcacactgctaacacattttcaataccactctgccaaggcaacacagtggaccagttcttctgtgaaatcccccagatcctcaagctctcctgtgcagacgcctacctcagggaagttggacttattgtggttagtgtttttttaatttttgggtgtttcgttttcattgtggtgtcctacgtgcagatcttcacagttgtgctgaggatcccctctgagcagggccggcacaaagccttttccatgtgcctcccgcacctggccgtggtctccctgtttgtcggCACTCtcacatttgcctacctgaagcccccctccatctcctcgccagctctggaactggtggtgactgttctgtattcgatggtgcctcca